Proteins from a single region of Scleropages formosus chromosome 22, fSclFor1.1, whole genome shotgun sequence:
- the mkrn2os.2 gene encoding MKRN2 opposite strand protein, which yields MDKSVIRFSHCGRDIYCFSIPEQCPECGLGLGGRRLEEAPVSVPNPFSNGHKTPCSFLVTPTEGYLHGEFDGESELHTGITDTGGVVYNYTKTGVRRDICGWEKCISVPLVQPDMYNLMNQWDRYLDKFSSAHTWDTQWQRFDEETHNCYSYTLMFINCVLATQGKRSLTKEEFTNSFVLPRIKRASKYSTLCKEISQKGFYIVHSLQKDPEDSA from the exons ATGGACAAGAGCGTGATCAGGTTCAGCCACTGCGGCAGGGACATCTACTGCTTCTCGATCCCGGAGCAATGCCCCGAGTGCGGCCTGGGGCTGGGCGGCAGGCGGCTGGAGGAGGCCCCGGTCAGCGTCCCCAACCCCTTCTCCAACGGACACAAGACCCCCTGCTCCTTCCTTGTAACCCCTACTGAGGGATACTTGCATGG GGAATTTGACGGAGAATCAGAACTACACACCGGAATCACCGACACTGGTG GTGTGGTGTACAACTACACGAAGACAGGGGTTCGACGGGACATCTGTGGATGGGAGAAGTGCATCAGCGTCCCCCTGGTTCAGCCCGACATGTACAACCTCATGAACCAGTGGGATCGGTACCTGGACAAGTTCTCCTCGGCCCACACGTGGGACACACAGTGGCAAAG ATTTGACGAAGAAACACACAACTGTTACAGCTACACACTCATGTTCATAAACTGCGTGCTGGCGACCCAGGGCAAACGCTCGCTGACGAAGGAGGAATTCACCAACAGCTTCGTTCTGCCCCGCATAAAGAGGGCTTCCAAGTACAGCACCCTTTGCAAGGAGATCTCCCAGAAGGGCTTCTACATAGTGCACAGTCTCCAGAAGGATCCGGAAGACTCTGCCTGA
- the mkrn2os.1 gene encoding MKRN2 opposite strand, tandem duplicate 1, whose amino-acid sequence MDRTIIRLSHCDRNIYCFSADLATQSLSRCPVCKEPLKFSLLQAPVSVPCPFSDGHRVPCAFTIGSMQGPQFLGEWDNFELHIGISNSKGVVYNYTLTGVRRDESGWEQCVSVPLLHPDAEPLRMCWDRELEQFSLSDSWAPDRFYEEREFGSCCYSFALTFINHMRTTEGKPIVTRDDFTGTYVLPRIRTISKYITVYREILKKGFYVVDGSKSLTI is encoded by the exons ATGGACAGAACAATCATCCGGTTGAGCCACTGtgacagaaacatctactgcttTTCTGCGGATTTGGCGACACAAAGTTTGTCACGCTGTCCTGTTTGCAAGGAGCCTTTGAAGTTCAGTCTCCTCCAGGCGCCTGTAAGTGTCCCCTGTCCTTTTTCCGATGGACACCGGGTGCCTTGTGCCTTTACCATCGGATCCATGCAGGGACCCCAGTTCCTCGG tgaATGGGATAATTTCGAGCTGCACATTGGGATATCAAATTCTAAAG gtgtggtctATAACTACACCCTGACTGGAGTGCGGCGAGACGAGTCTGGATGGGAGCAGTGTGTCTCTGTGCCACTGCTCCACCCTGATGCTGAGCCCCTGAGGATGTGCTGGGACCGAGAGCTGGAGCAGTTTTCCCTCTCGGATTCATGGGCTCCAGACAG ATTTTATGAAGAAAGGGAATTTGGTTCTTGCTGTTATAGTTTTGCTCTGACCTTCATAAACCACATGCGAACCACAGAAGGCAAACCCATTGTGACCAGAGATGACTTCACAGGCACGTATGTCCTTCCCAGGATTAGGACCATCTCCAAATATATCACAGTGTACAGAGAGATTCTTAAGAAGGGATTTTATGTAGTGGATGGATCCAAATCTCTGACCATATAA
- the mkrn2 gene encoding E3 ubiquitin-protein ligase makorin-2: MTSTKQVTCRYFLHGVCREGPRCLFSHDLSASKPSTACRFYLKGACAYGERCRYDHIKPPAGRGTSATTDQTSRGGSVTTPVAVSGSSAGLARRGKKPLVLKDRALGIGTEERTTPDGRNSRALQERESWEYWEEGAQAKPHSYLEAIRTGLEASPNEMPFADLQLLCPYAAAGHCHYGSSCSYLHGDKCDICQLQVLHPYDPEQRRAHEKMCMVAFEADMEKAFAAQFSQDKVCSICMEVVYEKATPSERRFGILSSCSHTYCLGCIRQWRCAKQFENKIVKSCPECRVVSEFVIPSVFWVEDQEQKNRLIEEFKAGVSKKACKYFDQGRGTCPFGGKCLYLHAYPDGTRAEPEKPRKQLGSEGNVRFLNSVRLWDFIEEREHRTTSQYDDEVSELGDLFMQLSGAGEEGGVPVPH; encoded by the exons ATGACCAGCACAAAGCAGGTTACCTGCAG GTACTTCCTGCACGGCGTGTGCCGCGAGGGCCCCCGCTGCCTCTTCTCGCACGACCTGAGCGCGAGCAAGCCGTCCACCGCGTGCAGGTTCTACCTGAAGGGCGCGTGCGCCTACGGCGAGCGCTGCAG GTATGATCACATCAAGCCTCCGGCTGGCCGTGGCACAAGCGCTACAACAGACCAGACCAGTAGGGGTGGCAGTGTGACGACCCCCGTCGCAGTCAGCGGGTCTTCTGCAGGCTTGGCAAGACGTGGCAAGAAACCGCTGGTCCTCAAAGACAGGG CCCTTGGAATTGGCACAGAGGAGAGAACAACACCCGATGGTAGAAACAGTAGAGCGCTCCAGGAGCGCGAGAGCTGGGAGTACTGGGAGGAGGGTGCCCAGGCCAAGCCCCATTCCTACCTGGAAGCCATCCGCACGGGCCTTGAGGCCTCGCCTAATGAGATGCCCTTTGCCGACTTGCAGCTACTCTGCCCCTATGCAGCCGCAGGCCACTGTCATTATGGCAGCAGCTGCTCTTACCTCCACGGAGACAAGTGTGATATCTGCCAGCTGCAGGTGCTGCACCCGTATGACCCAGAGCAGAGGCGAGCACACGAAAAG ATGTGCATGGTGGCTTTCGAGGCGGACATGGAGAAGGCATTTGCAGCTCAGTTCAGCCAAGACAAGGTGTGCAGCATCTGTATGGAGGTGGTCTACGAGAAAGCTACGCCATCGGAGCGGCGCTTTGGCATCCTTTCCAGCTGTTCCCACACCTACTGCCTTGGCTGCATCCGCCAGTGGCGCTGTGCCAAGCAGTTCGAGAACAAGATCGTCAA ATCGTGTCCAGAGTGCCGTGTGGTGTCTGAGTTCGTTATCCCCAGCGTGTTTTGGGTGGAGGACCAGGAGCAGAAGAACCGTCTTATCGAGGAGTTCAAGGCAGGAGTGAG CAAGAAGGCCTGCAAGTACTTTGACCAGGGCCGAGGGACGTGTCCTTTTGGGGGGAAGTGCTTGTACCTGCACGCCTACCCAGACGGCACCCGGGCTGAACCCGAAAAACCACGCAAGCAGCTAGGCTCTGAGGGCAACGTCAGG TTCCTCAACTCGGTTCGCCTGTGGGATTTCATTGAGGAGCGGGAGCATCGCACCACCTCGCAGTACGATGACGAGGTCAGCGAGCTGGGGGACCTCTTCATGCAACTGTCTGGAGCTGGCGAAGAGGGTGGCGTCCCTGTGCCTCACTAA